One window from the genome of Oceanidesulfovibrio indonesiensis encodes:
- the rimP gene encoding ribosome maturation factor RimP, with amino-acid sequence MENDDAQKQIERIARTMASAFGLDLWGVQYKPSGKRGVVRVFLDKPGEGEVDVDECAQVSRHMSVALDAEDIVPGRYTLEVSSPGLERLFFSLGQLAGYEGRKIAVVTKTPLFEADFPGRKRFIGVLVEVVDSGIRLDPGDGGDPLEFPWTEIETTRLVHEFDEKAKTAKK; translated from the coding sequence ATGGAAAACGACGACGCACAAAAACAGATTGAACGCATCGCACGGACAATGGCTTCGGCTTTCGGCCTCGACCTCTGGGGGGTACAGTACAAACCCTCGGGCAAACGGGGCGTGGTGCGCGTCTTTCTGGACAAGCCGGGCGAGGGCGAGGTGGACGTGGACGAATGCGCCCAGGTCTCGCGACACATGAGCGTAGCCCTCGACGCCGAGGATATCGTTCCCGGCAGATATACGCTGGAGGTCTCCTCTCCCGGCTTGGAGCGGCTTTTTTTCAGCCTCGGGCAACTCGCGGGGTACGAAGGCCGAAAAATCGCGGTCGTTACGAAGACCCCGCTTTTTGAAGCGGACTTCCCCGGCCGCAAACGTTTCATCGGCGTCCTTGTTGAGGTCGTCGATTCGGGAATCAGGCTCGACCCCGGCGACGGTGGGGATCCCCTGGAATTCCCCTGGACTGAAATTGAAACGACCAGACTCGTCCACGAATTCGACGAGAAAGCTAAAACCGCGAAGAAATAA
- a CDS encoding flagellar basal body P-ring protein FlgI, with amino-acid sequence MTTHTTTNKARGALAFLLAALILVGTLGVFTEAQAVRLKDIATFGGVRNNQLVGYGLVVGLAGTGDSRKSEFTIQSLVNMLEVMGVAVDKRNLRPKNVAAVMVTVQMPVSSKPGTRLDATVSSLGDAESLLGGVLLMTPLKGIDGKVYGLAQGPLTVGGFSVQGEAASATKNITTGALIPNGATIERGVPFNYNDQELLKIHMNQADFSTTMQVVDKINQTMGGEFARAQDITTIELDVPPRFAGNLVPFMASLENLEVSPDSKAKVVVDEKTGTVVLGRNVRLSKAAVAHGNLQIVIQENLNVSQPGAFAPGQTVVTPETELGVVEEDRRLMMLEGATLQELVDGLNSIGATPRDLISILRTLKSAGALHAELEVI; translated from the coding sequence ATGACGACCCACACGACCACGAACAAGGCGCGAGGCGCTCTGGCTTTTCTTCTCGCGGCGCTCATCCTCGTCGGAACCCTCGGCGTCTTCACCGAGGCGCAGGCGGTGCGGCTCAAGGACATCGCCACATTCGGCGGCGTGCGCAACAACCAGCTCGTGGGCTATGGCCTGGTCGTCGGTCTGGCCGGCACGGGCGATTCGCGCAAGAGCGAGTTCACCATCCAGTCCCTTGTGAACATGCTGGAAGTGATGGGCGTGGCCGTGGACAAGCGCAACCTGCGGCCAAAGAACGTGGCCGCCGTCATGGTCACCGTGCAGATGCCGGTCTCGTCCAAGCCGGGAACCCGTCTGGACGCCACCGTGTCCTCCCTGGGCGACGCGGAAAGCCTGCTGGGCGGCGTGCTGCTCATGACGCCTCTCAAGGGCATTGACGGCAAGGTCTACGGTCTGGCGCAGGGCCCGCTTACAGTGGGCGGATTTTCTGTGCAGGGCGAGGCGGCCTCCGCCACCAAGAATATCACCACGGGAGCGCTCATCCCCAACGGCGCCACCATCGAACGCGGCGTTCCTTTCAACTACAACGATCAGGAACTGCTCAAGATTCACATGAATCAGGCGGATTTTTCCACCACCATGCAGGTCGTGGATAAGATCAACCAGACCATGGGCGGCGAGTTCGCCCGCGCCCAGGACATCACGACCATTGAGCTGGACGTGCCGCCGCGTTTCGCCGGCAACCTCGTGCCGTTCATGGCCAGCCTGGAGAATCTGGAAGTCAGCCCGGACTCCAAGGCCAAGGTGGTGGTGGACGAGAAGACGGGCACCGTGGTTCTGGGCCGGAACGTGCGGCTTTCCAAAGCTGCTGTGGCCCACGGCAATCTGCAGATCGTGATCCAGGAAAATCTCAACGTGTCGCAGCCTGGCGCGTTTGCGCCAGGGCAGACCGTGGTGACGCCTGAGACCGAGCTGGGCGTGGTCGAGGAAGATCGCCGGCTCATGATGCTCGAAGGCGCGACGCTCCAGGAGCTTGTGGACGGCCTGAATTCCATCGGCGCCACCCCGCGTGACCTGATCTCCATCCTGCGCACGCTCAAGAGCGCCGGCGCCCTGCATGCCGAGCTGGAGGTCATCTGA
- the nusA gene encoding transcription termination factor NusA, which produces MSMELKKAIEQISKDRGIDRDLLIDTLEEAVRSSVVRKYGENQDIEVGFNEETGEMEVYLFKVVTEDVEDPNTEISLEEAIEHDPGVVLDDEIGFKLNVEDLGRIAAQSAKQVIIQRMRDAEQEIIYEEYKDRKGEIVSGIVQRRDRMGWIINLGRTEALLPKEEQIPKERFKRGDRVQAFIVEVRKEGRGPQVIVSRSHPDYMASLFKREVPEVDDNTVQIMGIARDPGSRAKVAVLSRDRDVDPVGACVGIRGSRIQNIVQELRGERIDIVVWSPEIATYAAHALSPALISRIAVDEDDKLLEVIVPDDQLTLAIGRKGQNVKLASKLLGWKIDIYTESRYNELNVGREKLDQIASVAEIPIERFFQAGLENPEQVALATDEELEEKLKLTPAKVSQVRAAINFLGLAPKADEAEEAAVEPEESAAPDEETITEAKAEIRVDAEPPAPEEPASDD; this is translated from the coding sequence ATGAGCATGGAACTCAAAAAAGCCATCGAACAGATCAGCAAAGATCGCGGCATCGACCGGGATCTCCTCATAGATACCCTGGAGGAGGCCGTGCGCTCGTCCGTGGTTCGCAAGTACGGCGAAAACCAGGATATCGAGGTAGGATTCAACGAGGAAACCGGCGAGATGGAGGTCTACCTCTTCAAGGTCGTCACCGAAGACGTCGAGGATCCCAACACCGAAATTTCCCTGGAAGAAGCCATCGAACACGATCCCGGCGTGGTCCTGGACGACGAGATCGGCTTCAAACTCAACGTGGAAGATCTCGGCCGCATCGCGGCGCAGTCCGCCAAGCAGGTCATCATCCAGCGCATGCGCGACGCCGAGCAGGAGATCATCTACGAAGAGTACAAGGACCGCAAAGGCGAAATCGTCAGCGGCATTGTCCAGCGCCGCGACCGCATGGGCTGGATCATCAACCTCGGACGCACCGAGGCGCTCCTGCCCAAGGAAGAGCAGATTCCCAAGGAACGCTTCAAACGCGGCGACCGCGTCCAGGCATTCATCGTGGAAGTGCGCAAGGAAGGACGCGGACCGCAGGTCATCGTCTCCCGCTCGCACCCGGACTATATGGCTTCGCTGTTCAAGCGCGAAGTTCCCGAAGTGGACGACAACACGGTCCAGATCATGGGCATCGCCCGCGACCCGGGCAGCCGCGCCAAGGTGGCCGTGCTCTCCCGCGACCGCGACGTCGACCCGGTAGGCGCCTGCGTCGGCATCCGAGGTTCGCGCATCCAGAACATCGTTCAGGAACTGCGCGGCGAACGCATCGACATCGTCGTCTGGAGCCCGGAGATCGCCACCTACGCAGCTCACGCACTGTCCCCGGCGCTCATCTCGCGCATCGCCGTGGACGAGGACGACAAGCTGCTCGAAGTCATCGTGCCGGACGACCAGCTGACCCTGGCCATCGGCCGCAAGGGGCAGAACGTAAAACTCGCCTCCAAGCTGCTTGGCTGGAAGATCGATATCTACACAGAGAGCCGCTACAACGAGCTCAACGTGGGACGCGAAAAGCTCGACCAGATCGCCAGCGTGGCCGAGATTCCGATCGAACGGTTCTTCCAGGCAGGACTCGAGAATCCCGAGCAGGTAGCACTGGCAACCGACGAAGAACTCGAAGAAAAGCTCAAGCTGACTCCCGCCAAGGTGAGCCAGGTTCGCGCCGCTATCAACTTCCTGGGCCTCGCCCCCAAGGCGGATGAAGCCGAGGAAGCCGCCGTGGAGCCCGAGGAAAGCGCCGCGCCGGACGAAGAGACAATTACGGAAGCCAAAGCCGAAATCCGAGTGGACGCAGAACCGCCCGCTCCGGAAGAACCGGCTTCGGACGATTGA
- the flgF gene encoding flagellar basal-body rod protein FlgF: MQSSMYSALFGALTSEHRLDIIANNLANANTSGFKREQYTFEDTFVAYAHDNIMEPSLDLRQKKLFPPPVHLARPRIAGFKTDFSQGGLKQTGSQLDLAIQGPGFFKVQGVGGDEYYTRNGNLHKNIDGELVNSRGDRLLGVGGPVVMPEDVSIIEFGPDGQIFADNELVGQVQVVELEDPQVLEKLGHNLFRTKDGLAAVEVEPVNSQVVQGFLESSNINVVEEMVNMIETQRAFEAYGKVISETNDTDTKAIQRVGKAL; encoded by the coding sequence ATGCAAAGCAGCATGTATTCCGCGCTCTTCGGAGCGCTTACCAGCGAACATCGGCTGGACATCATCGCCAATAATTTGGCGAACGCCAACACGAGCGGGTTCAAACGTGAGCAGTACACCTTCGAGGACACGTTTGTGGCCTACGCACACGACAACATCATGGAGCCAAGCCTCGATCTGCGCCAGAAGAAGCTGTTCCCCCCGCCGGTGCATCTTGCCAGGCCGCGCATTGCCGGATTCAAAACCGATTTTTCCCAAGGCGGTCTCAAGCAGACGGGCTCGCAACTGGATCTCGCCATACAGGGGCCTGGATTCTTCAAGGTGCAGGGCGTTGGCGGCGACGAATACTACACCCGCAACGGCAACCTGCACAAGAACATCGACGGCGAGTTGGTGAACTCCCGAGGTGACCGTCTTCTGGGCGTGGGTGGTCCCGTCGTGATGCCGGAGGACGTCAGCATCATCGAGTTCGGTCCCGACGGCCAGATTTTCGCGGACAACGAACTCGTGGGTCAGGTCCAGGTGGTCGAGCTGGAAGATCCGCAGGTGCTCGAAAAGCTCGGGCACAATCTGTTCCGGACCAAGGACGGCCTGGCCGCTGTGGAGGTCGAGCCCGTGAATTCGCAGGTCGTGCAGGGCTTTCTCGAATCCTCGAACATCAACGTGGTCGAGGAAATGGTCAACATGATCGAGACGCAACGCGCCTTCGAGGCTTACGGGAAAGTCATTTCCGAAACAAACGACACCGACACCAAAGCCATCCAGCGTGTCGGCAAAGCGCTCTAG
- a CDS encoding YlxR family protein, with protein MVCRVKRPKSELLRFVAGQDGLLPDPKQILPGRGCYVCLQGECKSQLRQGHCRSRKRRG; from the coding sequence ATGGTCTGCCGTGTCAAGCGGCCCAAATCGGAACTCCTCCGATTCGTGGCCGGTCAGGACGGCCTGCTCCCGGACCCGAAACAGATTCTGCCGGGAAGAGGTTGCTACGTATGCCTCCAGGGTGAGTGCAAGTCGCAACTCAGGCAGGGCCATTGCCGATCGAGGAAGAGAAGGGGGTGA
- the flgA gene encoding flagellar basal body P-ring formation chaperone FlgA — protein sequence MMSSAKQRVRTAAKFAVVVLTLYAATFAHAAVKPGDTPWRIAVREAAVVQGDTVTLGEIAQPMGPAPEELWEKLAATRLWPAPEADGRPMAVNRDKLEQALDHYLGDKAQLCLLPNRLVLRRGGTLLSQDELAALVVKTLTPRAKALGGEVSFRDYRLPDNHFLRDATNKLSVEPDGKRIEPGRITFKLVETDLRGETVRQVSGSVFLDCFKDVMVAGASINRNEALTPEKVTMRRMNTAYLKGEPWDGKGGPWRVTRPVGELQPLYKDELEVLPLVRRGEAVELVYEGDFVKLKVLAEALEDAGPGQSVRVRNMQSKREVYARVRDAHTVVVR from the coding sequence ATGATGTCGAGCGCAAAGCAGAGGGTACGGACCGCCGCCAAGTTCGCCGTTGTTGTTTTGACGCTGTATGCGGCGACGTTTGCGCATGCAGCCGTGAAACCAGGCGATACGCCCTGGCGCATTGCCGTGCGCGAGGCCGCTGTCGTGCAAGGCGACACGGTGACCCTGGGCGAGATTGCGCAGCCCATGGGCCCTGCGCCCGAAGAACTCTGGGAAAAGCTCGCCGCCACCAGACTGTGGCCCGCTCCGGAGGCGGACGGCCGTCCCATGGCCGTGAATCGGGACAAACTGGAGCAGGCTCTGGATCATTACCTGGGCGACAAGGCGCAGCTGTGCCTTCTGCCGAACAGGCTGGTTCTGCGCCGCGGGGGTACATTGCTCTCGCAGGACGAGCTTGCCGCCCTTGTGGTCAAAACCCTGACGCCCAGGGCGAAGGCTCTGGGTGGAGAAGTCTCTTTCCGCGACTATCGGCTGCCCGACAACCATTTTCTCAGAGATGCCACAAACAAGCTCAGCGTGGAGCCGGACGGCAAACGTATCGAACCGGGGCGGATCACGTTCAAGCTTGTGGAGACCGACCTGCGCGGAGAGACCGTGCGCCAGGTGTCGGGCTCGGTGTTCCTGGATTGCTTCAAGGACGTCATGGTTGCCGGCGCATCCATCAACCGGAACGAAGCGTTGACACCTGAAAAGGTGACCATGCGTCGGATGAACACCGCCTATCTGAAAGGCGAGCCCTGGGACGGCAAGGGCGGGCCCTGGCGTGTGACCCGGCCGGTGGGTGAACTCCAACCTCTGTATAAAGATGAGCTGGAAGTCTTGCCGCTTGTGCGCCGGGGCGAGGCTGTGGAGCTCGTATACGAAGGCGACTTCGTGAAGCTCAAAGTGCTGGCCGAGGCGCTGGAAGACGCCGGTCCGGGCCAATCCGTCCGCGTACGCAACATGCAAAGCAAACGGGAAGTCTACGCCAGGGTGCGCGACGCGCACACCGTGGTGGTCCGCTGA
- a CDS encoding peptidoglycan DD-metalloendopeptidase family protein, whose translation MFDAKPDLDIVMANLSQDDSVRRKLALDAVRDRLKGDPNEEKKLREACEGFESIFINKLWQQMRKSVPKEGFLHSKEEEFYQSMFDQEMSQKIASAGGIGLADILYEQLKQQAEYVSRATSPTRPTDPIPINADTGLRPPDMQQVKPVDVNGLPDVKPLRDEQELAQADEGDSEGFLSNLYTPVEGDGSETAARDDGVVRPPRDARLAAGEPLETRLIPENMRPYETPSRPAKAAPIEDRTFVATLGRAAGGPDVGNTLSSDDAERLQRVASLPILEAPVDGAVSSPFGWRNDPFTGQRAFHAGVDYKAPEGAPVRACWDGEVVFAGEKPGYGNIVVLEHSGGWRSFYGHAEGLDVSKGDRVQAGRKIASVGSTGRSTGPHLHFELRHQGQAFDPEGLRKTMLAHRERGVAGS comes from the coding sequence ATGTTCGACGCCAAGCCCGACCTCGATATCGTGATGGCGAATCTTTCCCAGGACGATTCCGTCCGGAGAAAGCTTGCGCTCGATGCCGTCAGGGACCGTCTGAAAGGCGACCCGAACGAGGAGAAGAAACTTCGGGAGGCGTGTGAAGGGTTCGAGTCGATTTTCATCAACAAGCTTTGGCAGCAGATGCGCAAGTCCGTGCCCAAAGAAGGATTTCTCCACTCCAAGGAGGAGGAGTTCTACCAGTCCATGTTCGATCAGGAGATGTCCCAGAAGATAGCGAGCGCCGGGGGAATCGGTCTGGCGGACATACTGTACGAGCAGCTTAAGCAGCAGGCCGAGTACGTCAGCCGCGCCACCTCGCCCACGCGGCCCACGGATCCCATTCCAATCAACGCGGATACCGGTCTGCGACCGCCGGATATGCAGCAGGTCAAGCCCGTGGACGTAAACGGGCTGCCCGACGTCAAGCCCCTCAGGGACGAGCAGGAACTGGCACAGGCGGACGAGGGAGATTCCGAAGGCTTTCTTTCCAACCTCTATACGCCGGTGGAAGGGGACGGCAGCGAAACGGCTGCGCGGGACGACGGTGTGGTGAGGCCGCCGCGCGATGCCCGCCTTGCCGCTGGCGAACCGCTCGAGACCAGGCTCATCCCCGAGAACATGCGGCCGTATGAAACGCCGTCGCGCCCGGCCAAAGCGGCGCCCATCGAGGATCGAACCTTCGTTGCGACCTTGGGGCGGGCTGCCGGCGGGCCGGATGTGGGCAACACGCTGTCTTCCGACGATGCCGAAAGGTTGCAGCGGGTGGCGTCCCTGCCGATTCTGGAGGCCCCTGTGGACGGCGCGGTGAGCTCACCTTTCGGGTGGCGGAACGATCCCTTCACCGGCCAGCGCGCATTCCATGCAGGCGTGGATTACAAGGCTCCGGAAGGCGCACCCGTGCGGGCCTGCTGGGACGGGGAGGTCGTTTTTGCCGGGGAGAAACCCGGCTACGGTAATATAGTGGTGCTGGAACACAGCGGTGGCTGGCGCAGTTTTTACGGTCATGCCGAGGGGTTGGATGTGTCGAAGGGCGACAGGGTGCAGGCTGGCCGCAAAATTGCATCGGTAGGTTCTACAGGCCGTTCCACCGGGCCGCATCTTCATTTCGAGCTCCGGCATCAGGGACAAGCCTTCGACCCGGAAGGACTCCGCAAAACCATGCTCGCACACAGGGAGCGGGGCGTAGCGGGCTCTTAG
- the flgG gene encoding flagellar basal-body rod protein FlgG, translating into MMRSLWTSATGMIAQQLNIDVISNNLANVNTIGFKKNRAEFEDLLYQNMRIAGTETVGGQRIPTGIQVGMGVRPTTVHKLFSQGDYQNTDNPLDLAIEGDGFFRIDVNGEEAYTRAGAFKLNDEGTIVTANGHPLDPEFQVPEDTVNLVVTSDGNITALGRGGEELATAEIPIYTFTNPAGLKAAGRNLYYSTEASGDAVQGVPGEDQFGTITQGYLEMSNVEIVDEMVNMIVGQRAYEINSKAIQTSDAMLQTATNLKR; encoded by the coding sequence ATGATGCGCTCACTTTGGACCTCGGCCACGGGCATGATTGCGCAACAGCTCAACATCGACGTGATCTCCAACAACCTGGCCAACGTCAACACCATCGGATTCAAGAAGAACCGCGCGGAGTTCGAGGACCTGCTGTACCAGAACATGCGCATCGCCGGCACGGAGACGGTAGGCGGCCAGCGCATTCCCACCGGCATCCAGGTCGGCATGGGCGTCAGGCCTACAACGGTGCACAAACTCTTCAGCCAGGGCGACTATCAGAATACGGACAACCCCCTGGATCTCGCCATCGAGGGCGACGGCTTCTTCCGCATCGACGTCAACGGCGAGGAGGCCTACACCCGCGCCGGCGCTTTCAAGCTCAACGACGAGGGCACCATCGTCACGGCCAACGGCCACCCCCTGGACCCTGAGTTCCAGGTGCCGGAAGATACGGTCAACCTCGTGGTCACCAGCGACGGCAACATCACCGCCCTTGGGCGCGGAGGCGAGGAACTCGCAACCGCCGAGATACCCATCTACACCTTCACAAACCCGGCAGGCCTCAAGGCCGCGGGCCGCAACCTCTATTATTCCACGGAGGCTTCGGGGGACGCGGTGCAAGGCGTGCCCGGAGAAGACCAGTTCGGCACCATCACCCAGGGATATCTGGAGATGTCCAACGTGGAGATCGTGGACGAGATGGTCAATATGATCGTGGGACAGCGTGCGTACGAGATCAACTCGAAAGCCATCCAGACCTCGGACGCCATGCTCCAGACCGCCACGAACCTGAAGCGCTAG
- a CDS encoding flagellar export chaperone FlgN, producing the protein MYRQIIENLQRQSKAFALLGLLLEEEYSQLQNRAPERVTQLEMQVHELVRQISEERQIIRAMVPNRMAALVAELPAELMAPDMVEDIECIIGLSETERRLPLAELLSNLLESVDEKEQGTVRQAEKNAELALALMDQNSAMAEYLYSQVTPEEKKETYSSKGRYKASRREAAMLNGRL; encoded by the coding sequence ATGTACAGACAGATCATCGAAAATCTCCAGCGGCAAAGCAAAGCGTTCGCCCTTCTCGGACTTCTGCTCGAGGAAGAATATTCCCAGTTGCAGAATCGCGCACCGGAGCGGGTGACCCAGCTCGAAATGCAGGTCCACGAACTGGTGCGCCAGATATCCGAGGAACGCCAGATCATCCGCGCCATGGTCCCGAACCGCATGGCCGCGCTCGTGGCCGAGTTGCCGGCCGAGCTCATGGCCCCGGATATGGTCGAGGACATCGAGTGCATCATCGGTTTGTCCGAGACGGAACGGCGGTTGCCCCTGGCCGAACTGCTCTCCAACCTGCTGGAAAGCGTGGACGAGAAGGAGCAGGGCACCGTGCGTCAGGCCGAAAAGAACGCGGAGCTCGCCCTGGCGTTGATGGACCAGAACAGCGCCATGGCCGAGTACCTGTACAGCCAGGTCACGCCGGAAGAGAAGAAGGAAACTTACTCGTCCAAGGGCCGGTATAAGGCTTCCAGGCGTGAGGCCGCCATGCTCAACGGGAGACTCTGA
- a CDS encoding flagellar basal body L-ring protein FlgH codes for MNKQIFIALLCCLVLAACTQTKQNVQTTPVIAPPPAEDLEPSVAENPGSLFNPGNAGYLFEDNRARRVGDIVLVNVVENSTSELKAETNTEKDSTMNLGVQSAFLRKTIGVGELMGVDPLNMKGNVGEAPIVQFNNNSKFESEGDTSRTANVSATVGARVVKVLPGGLMQVEGGREVRINEETQILVVRGLVRPRDIGPDNSVLSTQLADAFIEYYGKGVISDKQKPGWLTRIIDNVWPF; via the coding sequence ATGAACAAGCAGATATTCATCGCGCTTCTGTGCTGCCTGGTCCTTGCGGCATGCACGCAGACCAAGCAGAACGTGCAGACCACTCCGGTGATCGCGCCGCCGCCGGCCGAAGATCTCGAGCCCTCCGTGGCCGAAAACCCGGGTTCTTTGTTCAATCCGGGCAACGCCGGCTATCTGTTCGAGGATAACCGCGCGCGAAGAGTGGGCGATATCGTGCTCGTGAACGTTGTGGAGAACTCCACGAGCGAGCTCAAGGCCGAGACGAACACGGAAAAAGATTCCACCATGAACCTGGGTGTGCAGTCCGCTTTCCTGCGCAAGACCATCGGCGTGGGTGAGCTCATGGGCGTGGACCCGCTGAACATGAAGGGAAATGTCGGCGAGGCCCCCATTGTCCAGTTCAACAACAATTCCAAATTCGAGTCTGAAGGCGACACCTCACGCACCGCCAACGTCTCCGCCACGGTGGGAGCCCGGGTGGTGAAGGTGCTGCCCGGTGGTTTGATGCAGGTTGAGGGGGGGCGCGAAGTGCGGATCAACGAAGAGACTCAGATCCTGGTGGTCCGCGGTCTGGTCCGGCCCCGCGACATAGGTCCGGACAACTCGGTCCTTTCCACGCAGCTGGCGGACGCCTTCATCGAATATTACGGCAAGGGCGTGATATCCGACAAACAAAAGCCGGGCTGGCTGACCCGCATCATCGACAACGTCTGGCCTTTCTAG